In Candidatus Tectomicrobia bacterium, a single window of DNA contains:
- a CDS encoding SDR family oxidoreductase: protein MGRFEGKVCVIAGGARGIGGKTAEFYAAEGGRVLIGDLLEKEGEALAAALGPGKAVFQRLDVTDPASCRAAVERAAREFGGADHLVNCAIRMAPGPLVDLPPESWKLVIEVGLHGTFFMCQAFGRWMITQGRPGAVVNLSSSAGLAPYTLVGAYSTAKAGIIMLSQQLGLEWARKRIRVNAVCPGHTETPLTAYLRDPEIKRGRSEVTPWGRVGQPEDIAHGILYLLSDQADYVTATWLAIDGGLVPSIFNHMPGRKWD from the coding sequence ATGGGACGCTTCGAGGGGAAGGTCTGCGTCATCGCGGGCGGCGCCCGCGGCATCGGGGGGAAGACGGCCGAATTCTACGCGGCGGAGGGGGGCCGGGTCCTCATCGGGGACCTCCTGGAAAAGGAGGGGGAGGCGCTGGCAGCGGCCCTCGGTCCGGGCAAGGCCGTCTTTCAGAGGCTGGACGTGACCGACCCCGCCTCCTGCCGCGCCGCGGTGGAGCGCGCCGCCCGGGAGTTCGGGGGGGCGGACCACCTGGTCAACTGCGCCATCCGCATGGCCCCCGGGCCGCTCGTGGATCTCCCGCCCGAGAGCTGGAAGCTCGTCATCGAGGTGGGCCTGCACGGCACGTTTTTCATGTGCCAGGCTTTCGGCCGATGGATGATCACCCAGGGCCGCCCCGGCGCGGTGGTGAACCTCTCCTCGAGCGCCGGCCTCGCCCCCTACACCCTCGTGGGCGCCTACAGCACGGCCAAGGCGGGCATCATCATGCTCTCCCAGCAGCTGGGCCTCGAGTGGGCCCGCAAGCGCATCCGGGTGAACGCCGTCTGCCCCGGCCACACCGAAACCCCGCTCACGGCCTACCTCCGCGACCCCGAGATCAAGCGCGGCCGGAGCGAGGTCACCCCCTGGGGCCGGGTGGGCCAGCCCGAGGACATCGCCCACGGCATCCTCTACCTGCTCTCGGACCAGGCGGACTACGTGACCGCCACCTGGCTGGCCATCGACGGAGGTCTCGTCCCCAGCATCTTCAACCACATGCCGGGCCG